One stretch of Pseudoramibacter sp. DNA includes these proteins:
- a CDS encoding SOS response-associated peptidase produces MCSRYYISPVIGEVLSALTHQPVSFQSRDVRPSDTAPILTASDGKLGLSALEWGFPASDKKRIINARAETAGEKKLFKHGLARHRVVIPAAGFYEWNALKEKHRFSRKDAPVIYLAGIADRFQGRPCFVILTTAANASVAPVHSRMPLVLEPDQLLTWTRDDRAAKSLLKQTPAALYGQTDAHQLSMFD; encoded by the coding sequence ATGTGCAGCCGTTATTACATCAGTCCCGTGATCGGAGAAGTGCTCTCTGCCTTGACCCATCAGCCGGTTTCTTTTCAAAGCCGGGATGTCCGCCCGTCGGACACAGCGCCGATTCTCACGGCGTCTGACGGGAAGCTTGGCCTTTCGGCGCTTGAGTGGGGCTTTCCGGCCTCGGATAAAAAGCGCATCATCAACGCCCGGGCTGAAACGGCGGGCGAAAAGAAATTGTTCAAGCATGGCCTGGCCCGGCACCGGGTCGTGATCCCCGCCGCCGGCTTTTACGAATGGAACGCCCTGAAGGAAAAGCACCGCTTCTCCCGGAAAGACGCCCCGGTGATCTACCTTGCTGGCATCGCCGACCGCTTTCAGGGCCGGCCCTGCTTCGTGATCCTCACGACGGCGGCGAATGCGTCGGTAGCCCCGGTTCACAGCCGCATGCCCCTCGTGCTGGAGCCGGACCAGCTTCTGACTTGGACCCGTGACGACCGTGCGGCGAAGTCCCTGCTCAAGCAGACGCCGGCCGCCCTCTACGGACAGACCGACGCGCACCAGCTTTCAATG